The sequence TGGGGAGTAATTTGCGCAAGTCCCTGGGGCAAAAGATGTTGCCTGTTAAGCTCAATGGCTGCAAGGGCGGCTAAGAAAACGACCACCAGAACGCCAGCGACAACACGATGGGTTTTTTCGTTCTCCCAAAACCTGTTGAGTGGGTCATAGAACCCTGCTAGGCGGTTTAAAATCGAATCTATCATGGAGTTCAAACAAGGCCTTTAGTTATCAGCGCGACAGAGAGATAGCGGGCCCATTTTCCAGTAAGAACCAGCACACTAAATCTGCCAAAAGAAAAGCGTAATGTTCCGCTAACCAGACAGAGGGGATCTCCGACGATCGGAAGCCAGCTGAACAAAAGGCTCCAGGAACCATAACGATCGAAGAACGTATGCGCCCGAGCAATAGATTCAGGCCTTATTTTGAAAATTTTTTCAATAAAATAGGACGATCCGGTGAACCCAAGCCAATAGGTGATACATGCCCCTAAAAAATTGCCGGCGGTGGCTGTTGCAACAGTGAGATTGAGGTCAAGGCCTTGGGAAATAAGTGCGATAAGCAGCCATTCTGAGCCAAAGGGGATGATCGTGGAGGCCAGGAGGCTGGCGAAAAAAAGGCCTGTTAAGCCGTGGGTTGTAAAAAAATGCGTCATTGAGTTTTTTCTAAAGTTTTATTCTAAAAGGTATCACGAGGAATAAAAAAAACAAAGAATATTTTGTGGTCATTATGCTAACGTGTCGAGCCTAATAGCAGTGCTGTGTCAATGGTGTTAATGGATATGTGGAAAAGGATTCTATGGAGGGTATAGCTTCTGACGAAGCAATAACAGCAGGCCGGCACAAATTATTGAAAAGCCCAGAAATGAGAGTGGCGTGCCCTGGTCTTTAACAATTTGAATGCCGGCAAAGGCTGTACTGAAGGAGTCGCTGTCTGAAGAGGTCAGAAAAAATTTCAGGCCATTCCATTTTATTGGGTTATTTACACTTGTGGGGCTGGAAAAAACTGGTTGACCTCCTGAAACGATAGTCAGATCGGCCCAACATTTTTTCAAAAACGGTGTTTTAAAGGCAACGAGCTTAAATTCTAAGGGGGTTGATAACGGTTGGGATGAAGGGTCGGGTGTAGTCCGATAGCGGTAGGGTGGGGTGTCGTTGTTGGGCTTGATATCAAGGAGTATTGACCGATTGAGCGGGTCAAGATCCACAACCGTAACGTGTAAACTGTCTACCTGAAAGGTTTCACCTGTTTTTGTTCTGATAAGTTCATGACGGCTGCCATTTTTGAAGATCCCAACCTTTATTTCGGCAGGATAAAACTCCCGGTGAATTTTTTCGACATGTAGCTCAAAGTCTAAATCAATATCCTTATTAGTATCCCATCGGAAAGCTGAGGTGGCTGAATCGCCTTCGTAAATATTGACGGTTGCAACATAACCGGCAGCACTGATCAGGCCGCCACATAGAGTGAAGATACAACCGATATGAGTTAAAATGACGGGGCGGGATAACCGTCGCCAGTTGCTCAGTGTGCAGACGACAAGGCTAAGGGTGATAAGGCCTAATAAGGCGTAAATGGCAGGGTCAAAGTATGGTTTGTTATCAGGAAAGAAGGTCGAAGCCGCCATCAGTAGGCAGATTATAGCAAAAAGCCAAATTGACAGTGGCTTTGAAGAAAGAAGTTTGATCACGATATATAGCTGGTTGTTATTTGTTATGGCTTCATGGTTTCGAATAGTGATGAGGCGCCACGTTGGCTGGTGAGTTGAAAATTAAGCCGATTATGGTCTCACTCCCGAGAACGTAATGGACAGGTACCTCAATTGGTTAAACCGCCGGTGATACTACTCCACGTTTTCGAGAGCTCTTCGTTAAAGGTATTAACAAAGTCAGAGATATTTACTTCAAGAAATGGGTGGTGGTTATCCTGGATGATAATCCAGCCAAACGATTCAAGTGGGTTGATTACCTGATTTTCGCCATTTCCCAATCCGCAGCCGTGTATGGTGGCGAACATGTCTGCTAAATGTACAAGAGCAGCCAGGAGCGCGTCGTCCCTGGCATTTTCAAGGTCATGGTGAAAACGCATGGCGTGAAGGTAGGGCGCTGGAATGCCGATACTTTCACCGTACCAGGCACCGGCCTGCCCGTGATCTATGCCAATGTAGGAAGTCTCTGCTTTAAGGAAGTCTGTGGCGACAATGGAATCCTTGTCGGCGAGATGCGGGTAGAAGTTTGGTTCGATGGGATCAAGCACCAGCACACCGAGGTCATGGAGTAAACCTGCCAGAAAGACATCACTGGGAAGGTTGATGCGAATGACATCTTTTAGCGTCGCGGCAATGCGGGCGACAACGACAGAGTGACGCCAGAACGAACGAGCGACCTGTTTGAAGCCTTGAAATGGTTTGACGAAACGGACCTGCTCAATTGTCTCAGTCAGCACCTCCTGAAAATGTGCGATACCGACGGTGATTATAGCATGTGCAACCGAGGCCACCGGATTTGATCGTCTGAAAAAAGAAGAGTTGGCTACTTGCATTACCTTACAGCTTAAGACCGGGTCGGTAAGAAGAAGATCCGTGAAAAGGCGGGTATTTTCGCACTCGCCAACTAATAGGGGTTCCAGTAATTTAATGGCGGTCGGATTAATTGGCAGGTTAAGGGTAGCAGAAACTTTACGATGGATTTTGCCTTTAACAATCCTGTCTTTTTTGTCGGGTAGAGGCGGAATAACCATGATGGTCTCTTCCTGGTCGGAGTGATCATCAGGGCAGTACTTCGGGTTGTCTGGTGGCTTTGTATCTTTGTATTCGGCCACTTCTGAAGGGAGTTGAACCTCTTTCAGATCTTCAAGGTTAGCAGATTTTTCATACTCAGCAACTTTTTCGTTTGCTTGAATCAAGCGCGAAACAAGGATTTCACAAAAGCGTTTATAGAATTTTAGTTGCAGAAAAACATTTGAGGTGTTGATGATGCCTGGTTCCACCATCAAAATAAAACACTCTTTCTTGGTTATCACGCCCGCTGTTCGCTTAACATCCATAACGAGGGACATCTCACCAAAGCACGCACCTGAGCCTAAGGTAGTCAGCTCAACCGTTTTTTTGCCCTGTCCAAGAGTTTTAACAACTGAAACCTGACCCTTGACGAGAATATAGAATACTCTCTCCATGGAGTCTTCTTTGATGATTTGCTGGTTCGCTGGTACTTTGAGCCACTTAGTTACGGCAATAAACTGGCGGAGTTCAGGCTCGTCAAAGCCATCAAAAAAGTCGATTTTCTTGAGGAACTTTAGTTGTTGATCGATATCCATGAAATACCTTTTCCTTCAGTTGCTATTTGCCTATACAAAACTCACCAAATATTTTGTCTAAAATCTCTTCAGTTGTGGTGTAGCCGACAATATCACCTAAATGATCAAGGGCCGTTTGCAACTCGATGGCAAGCAAGTCTGGCGGCAGGTTGTGTTCAAGTCCTTCGACCAGCCTGTGACATGCCGAAAGAGAGTTGGTCATGGCCGCCTGATGACGGGCATTCGGTGCAACTGCATGCCCGGGGTCCCAACCGGCAAAATGGCCGGTAACCATTGAGAAAACGGCGTCTTCGAGCTGGCTGATACCCTGGTTGTTTGTCGCAGAAGTTCTGACAATTTCATGCCCTGAAAAATGTGCCTCAAGATCAGTCAATAATGTTGTGGTAGAAATGTCAAATTTGTTTGCAACAACTATAAGAGGTTTATC is a genomic window of Desulfobulbaceae bacterium containing:
- a CDS encoding DedA family protein, encoding MTHFFTTHGLTGLFFASLLASTIIPFGSEWLLIALISQGLDLNLTVATATAGNFLGACITYWLGFTGSSYFIEKIFKIRPESIARAHTFFDRYGSWSLLFSWLPIVGDPLCLVSGTLRFSFGRFSVLVLTGKWARYLSVALITKGLV
- a CDS encoding HDOD domain-containing protein encodes the protein MDIDQQLKFLKKIDFFDGFDEPELRQFIAVTKWLKVPANQQIIKEDSMERVFYILVKGQVSVVKTLGQGKKTVELTTLGSGACFGEMSLVMDVKRTAGVITKKECFILMVEPGIINTSNVFLQLKFYKRFCEILVSRLIQANEKVAEYEKSANLEDLKEVQLPSEVAEYKDTKPPDNPKYCPDDHSDQEETIMVIPPLPDKKDRIVKGKIHRKVSATLNLPINPTAIKLLEPLLVGECENTRLFTDLLLTDPVLSCKVMQVANSSFFRRSNPVASVAHAIITVGIAHFQEVLTETIEQVRFVKPFQGFKQVARSFWRHSVVVARIAATLKDVIRINLPSDVFLAGLLHDLGVLVLDPIEPNFYPHLADKDSIVATDFLKAETSYIGIDHGQAGAWYGESIGIPAPYLHAMRFHHDLENARDDALLAALVHLADMFATIHGCGLGNGENQVINPLESFGWIIIQDNHHPFLEVNISDFVNTFNEELSKTWSSITGGLTN